Within Triticum dicoccoides isolate Atlit2015 ecotype Zavitan chromosome 1B, WEW_v2.0, whole genome shotgun sequence, the genomic segment tgtactaagtttccggttaatacaattatagcatgaataataaacatttatcatgatataaggaaatataaataacaactttattattgcctctagggcatatttccttcaataacatcgagtccaacttaacaaatttgcttatgtggcagtgagttaatgaggagagaggtagttatagtaacttagctagttactgtaacatcacatgttccaatgcaatattagtctataacctaataaatgaagctttgcatgttaccatacttatgttactgcccactatgaagatagtaacataatatagggatatgtgtatgttactagtgtatgctactcaccattgtggctagtcttacttcccattatagaggtagtaacatagactagtaacataagcatgttactagtctaagttactcccactgtcgCTAGTCTTAGTAAACCCGttaattaaattaaaattttgaagcgaaccaacttgtggttggatgattagagggactgtggtatcccaatccatcagggttcaaatcctggtgctcacatttatttctggatttatttcaggatttccggtaatgcgcattcagtgggaggagacgttcccgtcgacaacGAGGTGCCTACGATGACctcataatttttttcgcaaatacGCAATGATTGCGTATCATTCCATTGATAAATAGAAGAGAACAGGAGTGTTACANNNNNNNNNNNNNNNNNNNNNNNNNNNNNNNNNNNNNNNNNNNNNNNNNNNNNNNNNNNNNNNNNNNNNNNNNNNNNNNNNNNNNNNNNNNNNNNNNNNNNNNNNNNNNNNNNNNNNNNNNNNNNNNNNNNNNNNNNNNNNNNNNNNNNNNNNNNNNNNNNNNNNNNNNNNNNNNNNNNNNNNNNNNNNNNNNNNNNNNNNNNNNNNNNNNNNNNNNNNNNNNNNNNNNNNNNNNNNNNNNNNNNNNNNNNNNNNNNNNNNNNNNNtatgccggctcagtctttagaaggtgctcatagggctaaagtgtgtgtgtgcgttcatagggatgaggggTATGCGTGAGCACTTGCGTATGCCCTGTGTTTTTTTTTTGTAAGTTTTGAAGGCACGAGTCGACAGCCGTCAGATCTCCGCGAGTGAGCCGTCCGATCTAACTCCTCGCACACGCGCGTCGCCTTCCCGACACATTAATTCCTGAAACAACAAACCAGTTGCAGAAACAATGGTCGCGTTGCAGAAACAATTCCTGAAACAATGATCGCATTGCAGAAACAATTACTGAAACAACGTCTGCGTTGCAAAAACAGCTACCATGTTGCAAAAATTGGAGATTGCAGAAACAATTCCTGAAACAACGGCCGGGTTGCAGAAACAATTCCTGCAACAAAACCCCTGTTGCAAAATTTGCAACAACATCGCCAGCGACGATGGAGGAGAAGGCGgagaggaggcggaggagaagctgCGGGTGGAGCGACAGGGGGCTGGGGCCAGCTACGAAGAGGGTGTTGAAGGTGGACAGGAAGAGGTggggcgggcggcggaggcggaggacgGAGAGGAGCAGCATGAGGAGGAGCCGCGGGGAGGGCGGGGACGGGAGGCGGCGGAGCAGGGCGAGCGCGCGGGGAGAAATCACCGGAGGAAGATCCGTACCTGTTTGGGTTGTCGGCGGCCGCCGCCGTTCCCAAAGACGAAGTCATCGTCACGGCGGTAGGTTAGCCCCGGCCACGCCGCCGCCCTCCCAGATCTAGACCTCGTCGCCTCTCCCAACCCAGCATACACATGCCGCGGCTTCAGCTGCAGGGGCATTTTCCTGAAACAACGTTTCAGGAAAACGAACGCGCATGCCGTGGGAGCGGGGATGCTCTCGTCCCTCGGATGAAAGAGACGATCCGACGGACGCGTGATCGGTCGGTTGCACGATAGCTTTTTCCTTATTTTATTGAATATCGGCCCGAGTCCCGACTGCGCATTTCCCGGTATCCTCGATTCTCGCACCCCCGCGGCTTCGCCCACAAAGCCCCGCGAAACCCCCCATCCCACACGCGCGCCGCTCGGCTCTCCCGCGAAAACCCCTAGCTTTTCCCGCCGCCCGCGTCTGCCCACATTTCGCCGAGCACCTCGCCCGCACCACCATCCGTCTCTCCCCCGGCGGCATTGGGGGCGGCATGGACAGCGAAGACTGCTTGCCGGAGGGGGGAAAGCTCCCGGAGCTCAAGTTAGGTTCGTGCGCTCTCGTTCTTTGTTTGTCTCGTTGTGCATTAGGTTTTGACTTTTTTTTTCTGATCGATTCCGTTTCCGTGATTCGATAGATGCGAGGCAAGCCCAGGGTTTCATCTCCTTCTTCAAGAAGTTGCCGAAGGTAAGACTCTTCCAGCCCGACCCCTGGATTTCTAGTGAATATGTTGGGTGACATTTTTCTGCATTAGGTAACttcattttttttttttttgagttggAGGTAACATTATCTTCTTGATACTGCAGGATCCTCGGGCCATTCGTTTCTTTGATCGCCGGGTAAGTACTTTCGCATTAATGTTTGTTACAGTTTTCTTGTATGTGTAGATGTGCTCCAGTATTTATTTCTTGATGATCAGTTTCACAAATATGATAGGAAAAATAGTTAAAATTTCATGTTACTCTCTTTACATCATATGAGAATATCTACTCTGGATGGTCGCCATATACGGCTGTTAGTGTTATTCTAATTTGTTGGATATCTTAGGTATCATGTGAGTGAGATAATGTACGTATCTATCATGCAATTTTAGACTTTCCTTGACCAAAGTTTGTGAACCATAATAGTTCTTAAAAAGAAAAAGTTTCAGGCCCATGCTCTGTTGCTGCGTTATGAGAAACTTCCATTCACTAGGAGAGTGTGCCTCTAACTGATTTTGCAAACTTAGTCTCTGTTTCGCATCTCAGCACAATATGCACACTTTGCGGGGCTTGATATTTCATGAATAATGATTCTAGTAGGATATCATTTTGAATTTGTTGGAATGCAATCTAAATGGTCGAATATGCAGAAATGTTTCATCATATGAGTACTAGTAGAATGCAGTAATGCTAGAGAGAGTTATAAGAATGTCTCCCACTTCTACCTTTTTGTGCATTTAGGCAGTTCATGCAAACATATGCATCTTTCTTCTAAGTAATTTAATCAAGACATTTGTTATAAATTTTATTGTCACACTTCTTATGAGTTCCTACATCAAAAGAAGGCTGTCTTTATCGTGTAGAAGTTACAACTCTTGAGATGCACCTGCCCACACAGAGCTATCTTAGCTGATTGCTCTTCAGATTACTTGAACTAATTATTTGTATACATCAAATTCCTGGGAATATTGTAAACTAAAGCTTAAACGTTCTGCCAGGATTATTACACTGCTCATGGTGAGAATGCAACCTTTATTGCAAAGGCATACTATCACACAATGACTGCCTTAAGGCAACTGGGCGTTAACTCTGATGGAATCTCAAGTGTCAGTGTTAGCAGGGCTATGTTTGAGACCATTGCACGCAACCTTTTGTTAGATAGGACGGACCATACACTGGAGCTCTATGAGGGAAGTGGGTCAAGTTGGAGGTTAACAAAATCTGGAACGCCTGGAAACATTGGCAGTTTTGAAGATATTCTGTTTGCTAACAATGACATGCAATATTCTCCGGTTACTGTTGCATTGTTTCCTGTCTTCCGTGAAGGTCAGCTATATGTAGCGCTTAGTTTTGTGGATATGACGAACCGGAAGCTGGGGTTGGCTGAGTTCCCTGAAGATAGTCGATTCACAAATGTGGAATCAGCCCTTGTTGCATTAGGTTGCAAGGAGTGTCTTCTTCCAGCAGATTTTGAGAAATCAATAGATTTGCAGCCTCTTCAGGATGCTATTAGCAATTGCAGTATTCTATTGACTGAAAGAAAGAAGGCTGAATTTAAATCTAGAGATCTTGTGCAGGATCTTGGTAGAATAATCAGGGGTTCTGTCGAGCCAGTTCGTGATCTCCTATCTCAGTTTGACTATGCTTTGGGTGCCCTTGGAGCTCTAGTATCATATGCTGAGTTGCTAGCAGATGACACTAATTATGGAAATTACACGATTGAGAAATTCAATTTGGACCGCTACATGCGACTTGATTCTGCTGCGGTGCGAGCATTGAATATTGTTGAAGGAAAAGCTGATGTAAACAAGAATTTTAGTTTGTTTGGTTTGATGAACAGAACTTGCACTGCTGGGATGGGAAAGCGACTTCTTAACAAATGGCTGAAACAACCTTTGATAGATGTAAACGAAATCAATAACAGATTAGATATGGTTCAGGCTTTCGCAGAAGATCCAGAGCTTTGTCAGGGTCTTAGGCAACAACTTAAAAGGATATCTGATATTGATCGCCTAACACATGCTCTCCGTAAGAAATCAGCTAACCTGCAGCCTGTTGTTAAGCTCTACCAGGTTTTTGCTTCTACCTGCTGTTTCTTTCTTGCAAATATGGTTGTTTGGCTAAAATGTGTATGCAGATAAACTTCTGACACTGTTATATTGGCTTCTTAACTGTTAGTATATGGTTCAGATAACATATTTTGAGTGAATGAATTGGGCCTTTTTTGTGCTTGTGTTGCTTCATCTTTGCACAGAATGTCGTAGCACATATCAAATTGAAAGCTATTTATATACTTACTAAACATGAGGGGTATACCTGTATGTGATGATTCTAGTAAAATACAACCCCCTTAACACATATCAAATTGAAAGCTATTTATATACTTACATAGACATGTGTCTTTTGCCATTATTTTCTGTTTTGAATCTTCTTGCTCAAGTAAAATTTCACCTTTTTTTAATCAATGTTTTTGCAGTCCTGCTCTAGAATCCCGTACATCAAGGGTGTTCTTCAACAATACAATGGCCAATTTTCTACATCTGTAATGACAAGGTTCCTTAGCTCTTTAGAAGAGTGGCTGACAGAGAATCGATATGGCAGGTTTGCTAATCTTGTTGAGACAGCCATTGACCTCGGTCAAGTAGACAATGGCGAGTACAGGATATCTCCCCTATATTCTTCTGATTTGGCTGTGCTGAAGGATGAGCTTTCTGAAGTCGAAAATCACATAAACAATTTGCACATGCATACAGCCACTGATCTGGATCTTTCTGTTGATAAGCAATTGAAgctagaaaaaggcccatttggaCATGTGTTCAGAATCTCGAAGAAAGATGAACAGAAAGTCAGGAAAAAGCTCACGACCAATTACATTATCATAGAAACTCGTAAAGATGGTGTGAAGTTTACAAGCGCCAAGCTTAAAAAGCTAGGTGACCAATACCAGTCACTGCTTGGTGATTACACAAGTTGCCAGAAAAAGATTGTCGATAATGTAGTGCAAGTTTCATGCACCTTCTCAGAGGTACATTTAGATAAAATGATTTGTAGTTACCTTTTTTTTTGTCATTTGTGACTAACAGATCTTAAATTCTTGATGTAGGTATTTGAGAATTTTGCTGCAATTATATCCGAGTTGGATGTTTTACAGAGTTTTGCTGATTTGGCAATAAGTTGCCCAGTTCCTTATGTAAGACCAGACATCACAACATCGGTAAGAAATATTAGCTAATACCCTCCAAAAGAAGCAATTCCACTTTTAGTTTTGTGGCTGAAGTTCTAATCCTGCGAATTTAATACAGGAGGAAGGAGATATTATTCTACAAGGTAGTCGGCATCCTTGTGTGGAGGCCCAAGATGGTGTTAGCTTCATACCAAATGATTGCACTTTGGTAAGTATATCATGATCTTGTTTACACGGAAGCACTTAGTCACCAAGGTTCGTGCTGCTTTTCCCTGAAAAAAAAGGTTTGTGATGCTTCAAATTCTTCTAAATAGGCGAGGGGAAAAAGTTGGTTTCAAATCATCACTGGGCCAAACATGGGTGGAAAATCCACTTTTATACGTCAGGTCAGATCTGCACGTTTATAATATCATCAATGGCAGTTTGGCATTTGTTTGACTTGTTTCATGAAATTAAGTTTTTTCTATTATTTACTGAAAATATGTGTATGGTACTTTGGATTGATCAATAAGTTTATTGGCATGGACAGTATGGTGTGCTATGCATACTAGTAGTAATTAGGAGCGGCTGCATTGCATGCTGATATAAGCACATAATACTTGAAACGGTAATGTATGCAACTATGAAATGCAGCTTCAAAAAATTATTTGATCAGTGTTTACAAATTACAAAATTAGTGAAGCTTAATAGCTGGCCAACGAAGGTTTTGCTGGGGTTGTTTGCAAATCAACTGTAGTCAACATATTGAGAGGGCTGTCCTTAAGCTTCTAATCAGTGTTGGGCGGTCGTGCCATCAAGGTCTTTATATGTGGTCCCCACAAGACAGCTTGTGGAAGTGTCGTGTCGCAGAGGGGTGTTATTTATGGTGTGGGTTGCTGCCTGCCTATTTCACGTCAGAGGAGACGGAAAGATAGGAGCACTTTCCTGTTAATTACCAGTTACATGCGCTTCAAGCCAGTTTTTCTTTAACGCGCTTTAAGCCAGTTTAGTAGGATAAAGTAAGATCACCTTAGATAAAAAATGGCGGGATTTGTGTTGTTAGACCCTCTCTCTCTATACCTCATGGAGATGCATTAAGCAAGAAAATAGAAGAGTTAACCCCTCTACCTTGCCTCCTTACCGGTAGGGTCTCACTCTGTCCCTACATCTCCTAGATCCATATCAGGTGCAGTTTTAGCAGCCTAAGGATCCATCTATAACAAATGTCGATTTGTATTTTCATCGAGTCAAGGCAAACAAAAATACCAAATCGACTCAGGTGGCTGCTGTACCTACAAATCATAGTAAAACCAAAGAAATTTGGAACTGTGGACCTTCTTTCTTGTTTTTCCCCTCAATTCTCTTCTATTTATATGCAtaaccagtggcggagccagaaaatATGTATGAGGGGGGCCAAGTGCTGCTAAAACAGGTTAGGGAGGGCCAAGCTGTTGGAAAATGGATTTTTAGTAGCAAATAATGACCAATTCTGCCACTGTTCATATCAAGTTAGCAAGAAATggctgatgttaggggggcagggcccctNNNNNNNNNNNNNNNNNNNNNNNNNNNNNNNNNNNNNNNNNNNNNNNNNNNNNNNNNNNNNNNNNNNNNNNNNNNNNNNNNNNNNNNNNNNNNNNNNNNNNNNNNNNNNNNNNNNNNNNNNNNNNNNNNNNNNNNNNNNNNNNNNNNNNNNNNNNNNNNNNNNNNNNNNNNNNNNNNNNNNNNNNNNNNNNNNNNNNNNNNNNNNNNNNNNNNNNNNNNNNNNNNNNNNNNNNNNNNNNNNNNNNNNNNNNNNNNNNNNNNNNNNNNNNNNNNNNNNNNNCTGTCTCCGCCACTGTGCAAAGCCTTTTGCTATGAATGTGATGCCTGTAGTTTTTCATTTCATGAACTTATCTGAAGCCCTTTTTGTTTTGGAACCAGGTTGGCGTAAATGTCTTGATGGCACAAGTTGGTTCCTTTGTTCCTTGTGATCAGGCAAGCATTAGTGTGAGAGATTGTATTTTTGCTCGTGTTGGCGCTGGTGATTGCCAAGTAAGTTGGTTCAGTCGTTAAGCTATTTTGTTCTTGAGTTTATTGAAAATGCTTTTGGTTGTAAGTTTGTTGTAAGCTTCTGCTAGAATCACATGAACTACAACATATAATTTGCTCTTCTAGATGGTGGTACAAGCACACGTACTGGAATTAATAACATGAAGTCGTCGAGTCACCTTTGCAATGCCGATTAAGGCTTCTTGGAAGAAGATAGAAACCATTTTAATTCCTTGTTTAGAGGAAATCGTTAATTCTTAGAAGCTTGAGATCCATGCTTTTTAACTCTCTCCTCACATAAAAAAAACTGGTTCCAATTCCTCATATAGAAAGATCACATCCAAAGAATTTGATACACGCTAATAACATTCACTGTTCTACTTGTTTTTCTCAAACATGCCCCCAAATGCGTGTCATTTTGTATTAAAAGAACACCAAGATGGTGTAAGAGTTTACAAAGGTAAACCTGGCAAAAGGAAAGAACAAAAATAGGCTAGCAAAAACCTAAAACACCAAGAAACGAAATCGAACAAATAGCCAAAACCTTCACAGTACCATCCTACTGCTGCGGGTCAGGAGGCCAAACATGCACCAGCGGGCTCAAAGCCCTGGACGTTCTACCTTTCGCATACCATTGAGCACATGAAAAAACCCACAACCTTGGTTTACGTGGTTGAACTAGACTGGCTGACTGCTGTGTGCGTATTTCCATCAAACACTCTCATTGAACGTTCGAGGATCCCAGGTTGCCACCCGCCACATCCTAGGTTTTGACACCACTTTCCGACCGACGCCTAGGTTTGGCTGAAtgggcaaaaaaaaaaagagcacaTCTGTGGGCAAAAAAAAGATTGTACCGAGGCTAGGTTTGAACAGCAGGAGAATATGACTGAGCTGCGACTCCTTGGAACTACAAGCGATGTGCTACTAGAGGCCCCACAACAGCATGACCATCCACTCATACCGAGTAGGCTGGTTGCCCGGCGTGACGAGGGCGCCAACGCCCTACAACAACCCATCTGACCCGGCCCCGCACGGCCTGAGGCCCGCCAGCATGTGGCATCGCCCGTCACAATCTATGATCGACTTGGACACCGACCAGATGCGTGGGATACCATTCGAGCCCTCCGACACATGCTAGCGCTTGTGAATCGCACACGGAACAGGCTCTATATCCTCAACCTTGATCAATCTCAATCGGAGCGTCTACGGATTTCACTCGACGTTGTGTTTGAAGAAAATCAAGCGTGGAATTGGAGCGCAGCAGCCGGCGATGCTCCAAACGATAACATATTCACAGTTGAATTTCCAACTGATGATGATGCGATGCAGGGGAGGACGTCCAGGTGGTTGGCAAGACGCCCAACCAAGGTGACCACGATAGAAGTGATCACCATGGTGCTGACACCGATGACGACGCGCATGAGTCGCAAGGTGATAGCGACAATGACGCGCACGACACAGGCGGAGATCTCGACGACGACATCGACAACAAGGTACATAGTGATCCTGACAATCAAGATGATGGTCATGATCACGACGACTATGCCGATGACCCGACATCTACCACACCTGGGACTCAGCCATCTTCCTCAAGTGCATCGACGCCGACACAATTTGTGTCGCCTCCTTCGCAAGCCACAACGGGCTCGTCGCTACAAGACCCTCAAGAAAGTCTACAAGTATGCAAAGCCAGTTACGCTCGAGTACTCTGGATTGTGTTTACTCGGAGTTGAGGAGCTGGCAAACTTCGTAGAGGCGAGCAAAAGTCCTAGTTGGACGCGTGCCATGGATGAGGAGATCAAGGCGATCGAGAGCAATGACACGTGGACTTTGGTAACTAGACCTTTGAACCAAAAGGCCATAGATTCGGAGTGGGTTTACAAGTTAAAAAAGGACACGAAGGGTGCCATTGTGAAGTACAAGGCAAGACTCGTTGCAAAGGTTTACGTACaacgtcaaggagttgactatgaggggtgtttgcattggttgctcgAATCGAGACGGTGAGAGTGCTCCTAGCTTTGGCAGCACAAGAGGGTTGGAAGGTTCATCATATGGATGTTAAATCCGCTTTCCTCAATGGCGATCTTACAGAAGAAGTATACGTGGAACACCCCCTTGGCTACGAGAAGAAATGCGAAGAAGGGAAAGTTTACAAGCTTAAGAAGGCACTTTATGGGCTGAAGCAAGCACCAAGAGCTTGGAACTCAAAGTTAGACCGAAGTTTAGTCCCGCTTGGGTTCAAAAGATGTCCCCTCGATGATTCCAAAGGCTCAAACTTGCTAGTTGGAGTTTATGTCGATGATTCGATCATCACCGGAGATAGTGTGCAAGAAATTGAAGGTTTCAAGGCGCAGATGAAATTTAGCATGAGCGATTTGGGATTACTCAGCTATTACTTGGGCATCGAAGTGAAGCAAAGCTCCAGAGAAATTTCCCTATGTCA encodes:
- the LOC119330781 gene encoding DNA mismatch repair protein MSH2-like, with amino-acid sequence MDSEDCLPEGGKLPELKLDARQAQGFISFFKKLPKDPRAIRFFDRRDYYTAHGENATFIAKAYYHTMTALRQLGVNSDGISSVSVSRAMFETIARNLLLDRTDHTLELYEGSGSSWRLTKSGTPGNIGSFEDILFANNDMQYSPVTVALFPVFREGQLYVALSFVDMTNRKLGLAEFPEDSRFTNVESALVALGCKECLLPADFEKSIDLQPLQDAISNCSILLTERKKAEFKSRDLVQDLGRIIRGSVEPVRDLLSQFDYALGALGALVSYAELLADDTNYGNYTIEKFNLDRYMRLDSAAVRALNIVEGKADVNKNFSLFGLMNRTCTAGMGKRLLNKWLKQPLIDVNEINNRLDMVQAFAEDPELCQGLRQQLKRISDIDRLTHALRKKSANLQPVVKLYQSCSRIPYIKGVLQQYNGQFSTSVMTRFLSSLEEWLTENRYGRFANLVETAIDLGQVDNGEYRISPLYSSDLAVLKDELSEVENHINNLHMHTATDLDLSVDKQLKLEKGPFGHVFRISKKDEQKVRKKLTTNYIIIETRKDGVKFTSAKLKKLGDQYQSLLGDYTSCQKKIVDNVVQVSCTFSEVFENFAAIISELDVLQSFADLAISCPVPYVRPDITTSEEGDIILQGSRHPCVEAQDGVSFIPNDCTLARGKSWFQIITGPNMGGKSTFIRQVGVNVLMAQVGSFVPCDQASISVRDCIFARVGAGDCQLRGVSTFMQEMLETASILKGASEKSLIIIDELGRGTSTYDGFGLAWAICEHLVEVTRAPTLFATHFHELTALANKNGDQHQHVPDLGIANYHVGAHMDPSSRKLTMLYKVEPGSCDQSFGIHVAEFANFPEAVIALAKSKAEELEDFTSAPNLSGEPSDEVGSKRKRVFSPDDVTRGAARARLLLEDFAALPLDEVDGSKATEMVAKLKSDFEKDATSNPWLQQFLSGMDL